Part of the Halodesulfovibrio aestuarii DSM 17919 = ATCC 29578 genome, CCCATTATGCAATATCATGATGATGTTGAGTTCTATATTGATACAAAAACACAAAACGTGCAGTTCCGGTCTGCTTCCCGCGTCGGAAAGTCTGACTTTGGAGCCAATAGAGCACGCTACAATTCTTTTAAAAAACTATATTTACAGTAACCGGTCTGCACAGAATGAAAAAAGCGGCAAGCCATGTGGCCTGCCGCTTTTTATGTCTGATCAATTAGCAGTATGATCTGGCAGGCTATTTCCCGCCCATGTCATCCCATAATTTTTGAAGCGCTGTAGCTAATCCCAGTTGCCATTGGTTCTTTTCAAAATACGGTATGAAGTATTCATTTTGCAGATGGTACATGTAATCTGCTCCCAACGCCTTACGCAGCAGCGGAGGAAATTCTACAAGCACCTGACGGGTATACGGATTAATGCCGATAAATACAGTCTTCGTGTCCAGCTTAGCCGGCAGAACCACCGGAGTATTGCGCACCTGAACACGTAACTTTAACCCATGTGTTTCCCGAAGCGCCGAGGCAAACTCACGCAATGCCGTTTTTTGGGCTGCCGTCAGCGTTTCTGTCTGATCATACACAGTTCCCCGAGAGCGAATCTCCTTGAAACTATACTCAGTCTGAAACCAAAATGCTGCGGCTACTACTACGAAGACTGCAACCAGCAACATCGCACGCAAAAAAAATTCACCAGAAGAGTTGGCGCGGACTAACGGGCCGCGTTTATTTCTAAAAAACCCCATCTGCTCTCCGGTTCTACTGCAGCGCTATCCGCTCCGCAGGCTGTTATCTACTCTTTGCCATAAGCCATCTCTTTAATGGCCGTGGCATACAGTGTTGCTACTTCGTCCATGTACCCGGTGTCAATTCCACCCTTCCATGTAACTACTTCGGTAAAACGCTTCGGAATCTTAACTGCATCCACATCAAATCCAGTTTTACACTTTAACTGCCACCGCAACTTTTGAATATACTTACCAGCAGCTTCAAGGTTATCGGCAATGTTGCCAAAACCTGCGGCAGTCAACGCATCTTTCAACTTTTCCGGCCCGTAAGTACCACGGGCAAAAAGACACCCCATCATACTGTTAATATAAATTCGGCCACGCTCATCTTCAAGCATAAACTCAACAGCTTTTCCGGCATTCTTTTCTGTGTTGTTCTGGTCAAATGCATACCCGCCAGTGTCGAGATGCGAATGACGGAAGCCATAGGCAGAGGCAACAAAGAAAACTTCACCAGTTGCATAACCTGCCATTTCCTGCCCGAGAACGCAGGCAAATTCTTCACCACCATATAGCTTTGCAGCAGCCATAGAACCACGGGAAAGCGCCTGATAGAATGCATTCTCACCAGTAGCAATAAATTTAAGCCCGTTGAGGAAGCCTTTCATCTCTCCGAACTTGAGATCAACAATGGTTTCTTCTTTAGAAACAATACCTTTTTCTGTAGCTTCTGCTGCCCATGCAAGAGCAACACCTGCGCTCATACAGTCAAGACCAAGTTTTTCTGTTTCATCTAACAAGGCAAGTACATCAGCGGCACTGGTAATACCAAGCATGCTACCCTGCGCAAATATCGGTTCGTAGTCATAGGACACTTGTTTGTAGAGAAACTCATGCTCATTTGCAAACTGCTGTCGCAACAGCCCAATATGAATACACCCTACAGGACACCCTGCGCATGCAACCTGCCGGAGCAGAAGCTGCTTTGCAAAGGTTTCACCGGAAATATTGTCCACACGGTCGTCGTGCGTTTTCTGTAAGTTGTTCCATGGGAGCGCTTGTAATTCGTTCAACGGAATCAAGTTTTGTGGAGTACCTAAGTCATGGTACTTCTTCATTTTACCTGTTTCAGTGATATCTTGATAAATATCTTTCATCATATCGGCATAGGCTTTTCCCTCAGGAAGGTCGAAAGCCCCGTCTCCGGAAACGACAATACCTTTAAGGTTCTTAAAGCCCATGGCTGCACCGGAACCCAGACGGCCAAAATGACGAAATGAATCTACATTGATACAAGCGTAGGCAACACCACGCTCTCCTGCTTGACCTATGCGGATAGCAGAACGATGTCCTGAATTTTTTTTACCAAAACGACGCAAGAACTTACCCGTAGCAAAGACATCTTTTCCACGAAGGTATGTCACACCTTCCACTTCACAGGAACGTGAACCAATAATAAGGGCACTTAACTGCTTTGCCTTACCGGTAATCATCAAAGCATCGTATCCCGCAAAACGAATAGACAAAGCAAGACGGCCACCGGCATGGCTTTCTGCCCACTCTCCGGAGTACGGAGAACGAAAACCACACACGACTTTACTCATTAACGGGTAAAACCCTGTAAGGGGGCCAATTGCGAAAATAAGCGGTTGGCGCGGGTCATCTGCAGGGGCGTCGAGTACTCCGTATCTTTCATATAAAACAGCCGCAAGGCCACTGCCACCAATGTGCATATGGCGGTCTTCAATCATTAACACGCTGCTTTTGCCTGTAGTAAGCTCTACATGCAATACACGGGAAAAGTTTGGATCCATTTTCATATATCAGGCTCCCTTACCCTTCTTCGCGTGCTGGAATGTCACGCAGCTCTATACAATTATGCGGACAGAAAGGCACACAACGCCCGCAATGAATACACAGATATGGCAAATCGCTTTCCGTTTCATAATAAATAGCATCCACAGGGCAGACTTCTGCGCATTTGCCACATTTAATACACTTATCATGCGTTACAATAACTCCGCCGCCCTTTCGTTGCTTTAGGGCTTCTGTCGGGCACACTTCAGCACAGGGTGCGGGGTCACATGCCACACAAATATGAGCTTCAAAACCGGTTGTTAATCCTCCGGCAGAAGAGATACGAATTCCAGCCGTATTCCATGACAATTTTTTATGGACTAGCCGTGCGCAGGCCAATGAACAGGAATGGCATCCGATGCATTGCTCCATACGAACTGCTTCAAGTCTTTTCATGCTGATTACCTACTTTATTCTTCAGATGGGGTACCATATCCACCTATTACTGCCGGTTCGATTCATTCAAGCCTTCATATTCTCACAACCGGACCCCGACGTATTCACATGTTATTCTCACATAGTTTTCAAAAGAACATGCCAGTGCATACTGTGCAGTGTAATGTTGTCTGTTAAACGAAACGGCTTGAAACCAGATATGCAGGTTACCACATTTTTACCATACTATGGTATCTACGCACCGAGATCTGTCTGTTTTATGTATACACAACTTTCATACAATTTTTTCTTCTACTTTCAGCAACTTATTCTCCTATAACCACACCAACGTAAATCCTATAGTGAAATTTATACAGTGAGTTATCACTGTTTAGAGGAATGCTGCTTGACCTATTAAGACAACTACCCTAAATTTCAAATATTATGAATTGGGATTGGGAAAAACTGCAAGAAAAGCGGCAGAGGCAATCGGGTCATGGCCCAAACTGGGGTGGAACACCTCCAGAGGGAAATGATTCTGACCCGATAGGTGATGGCCTAAAGAAACTCCGGGGAATTAACTTTCCTGCGGGCAAGTTCGTTCTTGCCTTAGTAGTTCTTCTTTGGCTCGCATCAGGCATTTACATTGTGCAACCTGACGAAGAAGGTGTTGTGCTCCAGTTCGGCAAATATGTTGCCACAACAGGACCTGGACCACATTACCATCTTCCTTACCCTGTTGAGACAGTTTATAAACCTAAAGTGTCTCAAATTCGTCGTGTTGAGGTCGGGTTCCGCTCTACTGGCAAAGCATCATCTTTCCAGCAAGGACAGTCCCGTACCGTCAAGGCGGAGTCACTCATGCTTACTGGTGATGAGAACATCGTCGATGTTCAGTTCATTATTCAGTACCGCATCAGCAATGCTGTGGATTACCTTTTCAACGTTACTCAACAGTCCGTCACTGTCAAAAGCGCCGCTGAAGCCGCAATGCGCGAAATTATCGGCCACAACAAAATTGACAACGCTTTGACTGAAGGGAAACTGAAAATTCAGAACGATTGCCGCCAACTGCTGCAGGATATTCTGAATCGTTACAAAGCAGGTATCCAGATTGTTGCTGTGCAAATGCAGGACGTACATCCACCAAAAGAAGTTGTTGACGCATTCAAAGACGTTGCCAGCGCCCGTGAAGACCGCAGCCGCATTATTAATGAAGCTGAGGCCTACAGTAACGACATTCTGCCAAAAGCACACGGTGCCGCAGCAGAGATTGTTAACCAGGCACAGGCATACAAAGAGTCTACCGTTAACAAAGCTCAGGGTGATGCATCACGATTCCTTGCAATCCTTGCTGAGTATAATCAGGCTAAATCTATCACCAGAAAAAGAATGTACTTAGAAGCCATGGAAAGCGTTTTCAGCGGTTCCGGAGTCAACAAAGTCATTGTTCCTAACAAAGGCGTCACTCCAACTATTCCATTTTTACCACTCAGCGACGGCAGTACGAAGGGGAGTAAGTAATGAATAAAACAACTACTCCAATTCTAATTCTGCTGGTTCTCCTTATCGCTGTAGTATTTCAATCTGCTTTCATTGTTCAGCAGACTGAAAAGGCGATTGTTCTCCAGCTTGGTAAGCCGGACAACAATGTTTATGCACCGGGTCTGCATTTCAAAATTCCGTTCATTCAGAACGTCATCTACTTTGATTCGCGCCTTCTGGAATACGATGCACAGCCTGCAGAAGCCCTCACAAAAGACAAAAAAGCTCTTGTGCTGGACAACTACGCTCGCTGGCGCATCGTGAACCCTCTTCTCTTCTACCAGACCGTGCGAACTATTCCGGGTGCACAGGCACGACTAGACGATATTGTATACTCCCAGTTACGTGCAGCACTTGGTCGTTACACATTGACTGAAATCGTTTCGACTGAACGTGACACAATCATGCAAATGGTTACCAAGCGTTCATCCAGTTTGATTAAAGCATACGGTATCGAAATTGTTGATGTGCGAATTAAACGTACCGACCTTCCACCAGAAAACCAGCGTGCTATTTTCGGACGTATGCGTGCAGAACGTGAACGTCAGGCAAAGCAGTACCGTTCTGAAGGTCAACAGGAATCAATCACCATTAAATCTCTTGCAAACAGACAGCGTACAGTCATTATTGCGAAGGCAAACAAAGAAGCCGAGATCATCCGAGGTCAAGGCGATGCAATCGCAACAAAAATCTACGCGGAATCGCTTGGCAAAGATGAAGAGTTCTACAACTTCCAGCGATCACTTGAAGCTTACAAAGACAGCTTTAAAAACAACACTCGCATTATCGTGACACCGGACAATAAGTTCCTTCAAGAAATGCAGTAAAAAACAACAAAAAAAGAGTGTAACAGCAAGGCTTAACCATGCAGTTACACTCTTTTTTATTATTGTTTTTAGTTGAATATAATTTACACATCTTCTTCTCAGCTGCTCTCAAAATACTTACGTCTTCTTTTTTTCGTAACACAAAGCAAAGCATATTGATAATTCATTGTTAATACGCACCGCATTAATTTACAATTTTTAATGATTATCCATAGTCAACCACATTGACAAATCGGTACAAATCCGTCCACAAAGAATGTTTGCATCTACTAAGAGCTATTAATATCTCTTAGCCATCTAGAAATTTGCTATCGAGATTTTTAGATACTTTTGCATGAAAACAATGTTTCAATTGTTTCGCACACTGCCTTGTTTGTTGTTAACAACCATGCTGCAGAGTTTACACACAATACCCAGCAATTTTCAACGACAAGACCTAGCCCCCATAAGCTTAATGCTTATTCTAACGTCTTGGCGGGAGAGACACCGTGTCCACCTTTGATGAAGTTTTTGAACGTATAAAACTGGCTACAAACACCAGAACTCAGGTTGAACTGGCTGAAGTACTTGATATTCGTCAATCAAGCATCTCGGACGCCAAGCGTCGAGACTCTGTTCCTTCTGACTGGTACATGAAACTATTTGAAAAGTTTGGCCTTAATCCAGATTGGCTTAAGAAAGGCGTCGGCCCTATGTACCTGCGTACAGAAGAAGACGGCTACCAGCCAGTTGAAGGCCCTGCTGCAGGACGGGTTTTTGAAAACCCGGCTAAATTTGGTGATCCAGATGCACGCAGCGCTGTTGTAACAATTCACTCCATGCAAGATGTTGAAGTTTCTGACGAAGCTGATGAAGCTCGCCGCTTTACCAGTGTTGGCAAACTTTCCATCCCACAATCTTTTGCTGGTGCGACCATTCAAATTTTCCGAGTTGATGCGTGCAGCATGGAACCTCTCATAAAAAAAGGTGCCTACGTTGGTCTTGATACAGCTCAAACCAACATCCTTTCCGGAGAGATCTATGGTGTATACGTCCCATACGAAGGAATCTCCATCAAACGTATTTTCCTTGATGCAGCAAACCAGCGTTTTATTCTACGCAGTGAAAACCCTGTTCACCCTGAGCAGTACCTGCCAATGGATCGTTGTAAAAAAGACGTTGTTGGACGTGTCGTCTGGAACCTTCAGACAATGTAGTCACACAGAATTCTACGTTAAAAGGCGGTCATTATGACCGCCTTTTTTTGTATTGTCATATAAAAATTTCCCCCCTCCCGCCTAGACAACCCCGTGCATTTATTGCATATAAATCAAGATCTTTACTTAGTTATACTTTCATAACTCTGACAACCTGCTGTTTGAAATCTCATACGCCGCATGCGTTTAACTTGGTACGGCACGCTAACACGTGCGGCAGAACGGGGAATAATATGGCCTCTATCAGTATTCTTGTGGTTGATGATGAACGCATTGTGGCACTTGACATAAAGGGCACTCTTGAGACTCTCGGATACAATGTCTGTGCTGTCGCCAATACTGCTGAAAGCGCGCTAAAAGCGACTGAAAAAAACTCGCCGGATTTAGTCCTGATGGACATCAACCTCAAAGGTGAAATGGATGGCATTGCTATTGCGCATGTTATCAACGCAAAACATTCCATCCCTGTTGTATTCCTCACCGCATATTCAGACAGAGACACTTTTGATCGCGCTAAATCTTCCAACCCGTACGGATTCATTCTTAAGCCCTTTGATGCAAGAAAATTACACTCTGCCATCGAAATTGCACTCATTAAACACTCTGAGGAAGCACGCCTGACAGAAGCACGACACAAGGCTGAACTGGAAAATAGCGCAAAATCCAGTTTTTTTGCAAATATGAGTCATGAAATACGTAATTCTCTCAACGGCATTGTCGGCATGACGGACCTTGCTCTTGAAACAGATCTTGACCACGATCAAAAAGAATACATGACAACGGTGCTGGATTCAGCAGAAAATTTACTCGATATTT contains:
- a CDS encoding TPM domain-containing protein translates to MGFFRNKRGPLVRANSSGEFFLRAMLLVAVFVVVAAAFWFQTEYSFKEIRSRGTVYDQTETLTAAQKTALREFASALRETHGLKLRVQVRNTPVVLPAKLDTKTVFIGINPYTRQVLVEFPPLLRKALGADYMYHLQNEYFIPYFEKNQWQLGLATALQKLWDDMGGK
- a CDS encoding aldehyde ferredoxin oxidoreductase N-terminal domain-containing protein, which codes for MKMDPNFSRVLHVELTTGKSSVLMIEDRHMHIGGSGLAAVLYERYGVLDAPADDPRQPLIFAIGPLTGFYPLMSKVVCGFRSPYSGEWAESHAGGRLALSIRFAGYDALMITGKAKQLSALIIGSRSCEVEGVTYLRGKDVFATGKFLRRFGKKNSGHRSAIRIGQAGERGVAYACINVDSFRHFGRLGSGAAMGFKNLKGIVVSGDGAFDLPEGKAYADMMKDIYQDITETGKMKKYHDLGTPQNLIPLNELQALPWNNLQKTHDDRVDNISGETFAKQLLLRQVACAGCPVGCIHIGLLRQQFANEHEFLYKQVSYDYEPIFAQGSMLGITSAADVLALLDETEKLGLDCMSAGVALAWAAEATEKGIVSKEETIVDLKFGEMKGFLNGLKFIATGENAFYQALSRGSMAAAKLYGGEEFACVLGQEMAGYATGEVFFVASAYGFRHSHLDTGGYAFDQNNTEKNAGKAVEFMLEDERGRIYINSMMGCLFARGTYGPEKLKDALTAAGFGNIADNLEAAGKYIQKLRWQLKCKTGFDVDAVKIPKRFTEVVTWKGGIDTGYMDEVATLYATAIKEMAYGKE
- a CDS encoding 4Fe-4S binding protein; translated protein: MKRLEAVRMEQCIGCHSCSLACARLVHKKLSWNTAGIRISSAGGLTTGFEAHICVACDPAPCAEVCPTEALKQRKGGGVIVTHDKCIKCGKCAEVCPVDAIYYETESDLPYLCIHCGRCVPFCPHNCIELRDIPAREEG
- the hflK gene encoding FtsH protease activity modulator HflK → MNWDWEKLQEKRQRQSGHGPNWGGTPPEGNDSDPIGDGLKKLRGINFPAGKFVLALVVLLWLASGIYIVQPDEEGVVLQFGKYVATTGPGPHYHLPYPVETVYKPKVSQIRRVEVGFRSTGKASSFQQGQSRTVKAESLMLTGDENIVDVQFIIQYRISNAVDYLFNVTQQSVTVKSAAEAAMREIIGHNKIDNALTEGKLKIQNDCRQLLQDILNRYKAGIQIVAVQMQDVHPPKEVVDAFKDVASAREDRSRIINEAEAYSNDILPKAHGAAAEIVNQAQAYKESTVNKAQGDASRFLAILAEYNQAKSITRKRMYLEAMESVFSGSGVNKVIVPNKGVTPTIPFLPLSDGSTKGSK
- the hflC gene encoding protease modulator HflC → MNKTTTPILILLVLLIAVVFQSAFIVQQTEKAIVLQLGKPDNNVYAPGLHFKIPFIQNVIYFDSRLLEYDAQPAEALTKDKKALVLDNYARWRIVNPLLFYQTVRTIPGAQARLDDIVYSQLRAALGRYTLTEIVSTERDTIMQMVTKRSSSLIKAYGIEIVDVRIKRTDLPPENQRAIFGRMRAERERQAKQYRSEGQQESITIKSLANRQRTVIIAKANKEAEIIRGQGDAIATKIYAESLGKDEEFYNFQRSLEAYKDSFKNNTRIIVTPDNKFLQEMQ
- a CDS encoding LexA family transcriptional regulator translates to MSTFDEVFERIKLATNTRTQVELAEVLDIRQSSISDAKRRDSVPSDWYMKLFEKFGLNPDWLKKGVGPMYLRTEEDGYQPVEGPAAGRVFENPAKFGDPDARSAVVTIHSMQDVEVSDEADEARRFTSVGKLSIPQSFAGATIQIFRVDACSMEPLIKKGAYVGLDTAQTNILSGEIYGVYVPYEGISIKRIFLDAANQRFILRSENPVHPEQYLPMDRCKKDVVGRVVWNLQTM